In Babylonia areolata isolate BAREFJ2019XMU chromosome 19, ASM4173473v1, whole genome shotgun sequence, a single window of DNA contains:
- the LOC143293612 gene encoding glycerol-3-phosphate acyltransferase 3-like, which produces MGPLAEQLIIALLSIMFFPVICVLILTVVLASMGKSLGIRRLYVALLLKIFEFVRTKLSDQTPTYEEEQDSDEEEKEADGEQDGNGSGNRGVIKRDFYLTVTQGLTKPDWEPFKKQFELSDICYFTKCGMEAIIEDDVTQRFKTGELTSWNLLTRTNMGYQFASARLTVLWCIGFVVRYFILFPFRFCLAVIAITWLILSTAFIGYLPSGSFKKRLYRNTSLMTFRMISRSLSTVINFHDEENRVKNGICVANHTSPVDVFMLSCDNAYALVGQLQGGLLGLAQRALMRATSHVFFERSEVKDRHLVAQRLKEHVNDLDKLPILIFPEGTCINNTSVMMFKKGSFEVSKTIYPVAIKYDMRFGDAFWDSSKQGMVGHLFNIMTSWALVCDIWYMPPMHRMENEDAVDFAGRVKREIARRGGLVELDWDGQLKRMRAKEAWKKKPQEQYSNILKVD; this is translated from the exons ATGGGGCCTTTAGCTGAGCAACTCATCATTGCTTTGCTTTCTATAATGTTTTTCCCAGTTATTTGTGTGCTTATTCTCACAGTTGTGTTGGCATCCATGGGAAAATCGCTTGGGATACGACGTCTTTATGTGGCCCTTCTGTTGAAGATTTTTGAG TTCGTGCGCACCAAGCTTTCCGATCAAACCCCTACATATGAAGAGGAACAGGACAGcgatgaagaagagaaggaagctGATGGTGAACAGGATGGAAACGGGAGTGGCAACC GTGGGGTCATCAAAAGAGATTTCTACTTGACGGTGACACAGGGACTCACCAAACCAGACTGGGAGCCATTCAAGAAACAGTTTGAACTGTCAGACATCTGCTACTTCACAAAATGTGGTATGGAG GCAATCATTGAGGATGATGTCACCCAGAGATTTAAAACTGGGG AACTAACGTCATGGAACCTGCTTACAAGAACTAACATGGGATATCAGTTTGCAAG tgcGCGCCTAACCGTGCTGTGGTGTATTGGCTTTGTGGTTCGCTACTTCATTCTCTTTCCTTTCAG GTTTTGTTTGGCAGTCATCGCTATCACGTGGCTCATCCTATCCACTGCTTTCATTGGATACCTCCCTTCTGGCTC attcaAGAAGCGCTTGTACAGAAACACCAGTTTGATGACATTCCGCATGATTTCCCGGTCCCTTTCGACAGTCATCAATTTCCATGATGA GGAGAATCGAGTGAAGAATGGAATTTGTGTGGCCAACCATACGTCCCCTGTTGATGTGTTCATGCTGTCCTGCGATAATGCCTATGCGCTG GTGGGCCAACTACAGGGGGGTCTGCTGGGGCTGGCACAGCGAGCGTTGATGCGCGCCACCTCCCATGTCTTCTTCGAGAGGTCAGAGGTCAAGGACAGACACCTGGTGGCTCAAAG ATTGAAAGAGCATGTGAACGATCTGGACAAACTGCCCATTCTCATCTTTCCTGAAg gcACTTGTATCAACAACACTTCAGTGATGATGTTTAAGAAAGGCAGCTTTGAAGTGTCCAAAACAATCTATCCTGTCGCCATCAAG TACGACATGCGGTTTGGGGATGCGTTCTGGGACAGCAGTAAGCAAGGCATGGTGGGACATCTCTTCAACATCATGACCAGCTGGGCACTCGTGTGTGACATCTGGTACATGCCACCCATGCATAGAATG GAGAATGAGGATGCTGTAGACTTTGCTGGCCGAGTGAAGAGAGAAATAGCCAGACGAGGTGGACTGGTGGAATTAGACTG
- the LOC143294269 gene encoding uncharacterized protein LOC143294269, whose amino-acid sequence MPRHKQGKRRLHLIAAAKAKWAKCDAAATESVASKKPAPSTSDSDKSASRRKIEIMNPVAYNGEVEDQNWTLLHVFQLTRLMSDLSCPECGETGLSVSVREREKAGFAAKLAMCCDGCGYEKCEFSSPRTGFNDKKNTGFEVNNRMTMLSHELGGSYAALQTFSTVMGTPGMHLKTFQAHDKKVTAAEIESGSTLLERTAATIQQAYAETDEDLQGALDKGENPVINISVSYDGTWQKRGFTSLYGTPPYDVSTTKRRRPGIQMPTKQEDTSL is encoded by the exons ATGCCTCGGCATAAGCAAGGAAAGAGACGATTGCACTTGATAGCTGCTGCAAAAGCAAAATGGGCCAAATGTGATGCGGCAGCGACTGAAAGCGTGGCTTCGAAGAAACCAGCACCTTCGACATCAGACTCTGATAAAAGTGCGTCGAGAAGAAAGATCGAAATCATGAACCCTGTCGCATATAATGGTGAGGTGGAAGACCAGAACTGGACTTTGCTACACGTTTTCCAGCTGACCAGACTGATGAGTGACCTGAGTTGCCCAGAGTGCGGAGAAACgggactgtcagtcagtgtccgagagagggagaaagctggTTTTGCGGCAAAGCTTGCCATGTGCTGCGATGGCTGTGGTTATGAAAAGTGCGAATTCTCATCCCCACGAACTGGAttcaatgacaaaaagaatacaggttttgaagtaaacaacaggatgaccatgctgagccaTGAACTGGGAGGCAGCTACGCTGCTCTTCAAACCTTCAGCACTGTCATGGGAACACCAGGCATGCATTTGAAAACTTTCCAGGCCCATGACAAGAAAGTAACAG CTGCTGAAATTGAATCAGGGTCAACACTCTTAGAACGCACAGCAGCTACAATCCAGCAGGCGTATGCAGAGACCGATGAAGACCTGCAGGGGGCACTGGATAAAGGTGAAAATCcagtcatcaatatcagtgtTTCATATGATGGAACATGGCAAAAGAGAGGATTCACATCACTGTATGGTACGCCACCCTACGACGTCTCAACAACCAAGAGGAGGAGGCCAGGGATCCAGATGCCTACCAAGCAGGAGGACACTAGCTTGTAA